One stretch of Paenibacillus sp. FSL R5-0341 DNA includes these proteins:
- a CDS encoding nucleobase:cation symporter-2 family protein — translation MARERIFQRHRHPIKTFSLGLQHVLAMYAGAVVVPLIVSKALGFTQEQLTYLIAIDLLACGVATLLQVWGNKYFGVGLPVMLGCAFQAVSPMILIGMNSGVSAIYGAIIASGLFVLIFSGLFGKLIRLFPPVVTGSVVTIIGLTLIPVAFHDLGGGQGQPDFGSGTNLLLGFGVLLFIILMTRFTTGFIRSISVLIGLLVGTIAAGFMGKVKFAPILEASWFHVVQPFYFGRPTFEIVPILTMILVAIVSVAESTGVFMALGKILDKDLSSKDLARGYRAEGLAIVLGGIFNSFPYTTYSQNVGLVQMTRVKTRDVIVVAGGILVVIGFVPKIAALAQLVPTAVLGGAMVALFGMVVSSGIRIIGSQVDLNRHENLFVIACSVGMGLGVTVVPELFAGAPDWAQIMLGNGIIAGSFTAIFMNLLFNGLGTKETAAKMAEQQADAILGETGKSA, via the coding sequence ATGGCACGCGAACGTATTTTTCAGCGGCATCGGCACCCGATCAAAACTTTCTCACTTGGACTACAGCACGTGCTTGCGATGTATGCAGGAGCCGTCGTTGTTCCACTGATCGTCAGTAAAGCATTGGGTTTTACACAGGAACAACTAACTTATCTGATTGCCATTGACTTGCTGGCCTGTGGTGTGGCTACTCTGCTTCAGGTATGGGGAAATAAATATTTCGGCGTAGGATTGCCGGTCATGCTCGGTTGTGCGTTCCAGGCTGTGTCTCCGATGATCCTTATCGGGATGAACAGTGGGGTATCTGCCATTTATGGAGCAATTATTGCCTCAGGGCTGTTCGTGTTGATCTTCTCTGGTCTCTTCGGGAAGCTCATTCGGCTTTTCCCTCCTGTAGTAACGGGTTCCGTTGTGACTATTATTGGTCTGACTCTGATTCCGGTTGCTTTCCACGATCTAGGTGGCGGCCAAGGCCAACCGGACTTTGGTAGCGGAACGAATCTGTTGCTTGGATTCGGTGTACTGCTCTTTATCATTCTGATGACGCGTTTCACAACTGGATTCATTCGTTCCATCTCGGTACTGATCGGTTTGCTCGTAGGTACGATAGCAGCAGGATTCATGGGTAAAGTAAAATTTGCTCCAATTCTTGAGGCAAGTTGGTTCCATGTTGTTCAGCCGTTTTACTTCGGTAGACCGACGTTTGAGATTGTACCAATTCTGACGATGATCCTGGTGGCGATTGTCAGTGTAGCTGAGTCCACAGGTGTATTTATGGCTCTGGGCAAAATCCTGGACAAGGACCTGTCTTCCAAGGATCTGGCCCGTGGTTATCGTGCGGAAGGTTTGGCTATTGTATTAGGCGGTATTTTCAACTCGTTCCCATATACAACGTATTCACAAAATGTAGGACTTGTACAGATGACACGTGTGAAGACGCGTGATGTCATTGTTGTAGCTGGTGGAATCCTGGTGGTCATCGGATTTGTACCGAAGATTGCGGCACTGGCACAGCTCGTTCCAACAGCAGTTCTTGGCGGAGCCATGGTGGCCTTGTTTGGCATGGTGGTATCATCCGGTATTCGAATCATCGGTAGTCAGGTCGATCTGAACCGTCATGAAAATTTGTTTGTCATTGCTTGTTCTGTAGGTATGGGCCTGGGTGTTACTGTTGTGCCTGAGTTGTTCGCTGGTGCACCGGATTGGGCTCAGATTATGCTCGGTAACGGCATCATTGCAGGTAGCTTCACGGCGATCTTCATGAACTTGCTGTTTAATGGTCTTGGCACCAAGGAAACGGCTGCCAAGATGGCTGAACAACAGGCAGATGCCATCCTTGGAGAGACGGGCAAATCGGCTTAA
- the map gene encoding type I methionyl aminopeptidase produces the protein MHVDPILKTKEEIGYMREAGRILWSCHQHIEQWMVPGITTAEINERVEEFLAEHGATPEQKGYKGYPYATCASINEVVCHGFPGDEILASGDVVTIDMVVNKDGWLADSAWTYGINEPSRSVRKLMRRTEKALERAIAQAVPGNTLGDIGSAIERTARLYRYGIVKPLIGHGIGQYIHEPPNVLPYGKRRTGMMLTEGMVITIEPIFTKGSSGAVVWDEDGWTVRTVDGSWGVQYEHTVAITGDGPLILTNGT, from the coding sequence ATGCATGTGGACCCTATACTGAAAACCAAAGAAGAGATTGGCTACATGCGGGAAGCAGGACGAATTTTGTGGAGCTGTCACCAGCATATTGAGCAGTGGATGGTCCCTGGGATCACGACAGCAGAGATCAACGAGCGGGTGGAAGAGTTTCTCGCAGAACATGGGGCTACACCGGAGCAGAAAGGGTACAAAGGGTATCCTTACGCGACTTGTGCCTCCATCAATGAAGTGGTCTGCCACGGATTTCCGGGTGATGAGATTCTGGCGAGCGGAGATGTGGTGACCATCGATATGGTGGTAAACAAAGACGGCTGGCTTGCTGACTCGGCCTGGACATATGGAATCAATGAACCAAGCAGATCCGTTCGCAAGCTGATGAGACGTACAGAGAAGGCGCTTGAGCGGGCCATTGCACAGGCAGTTCCAGGCAACACGCTCGGAGATATTGGAAGTGCCATTGAACGAACGGCAAGACTCTATCGATACGGCATTGTGAAGCCGCTCATCGGTCATGGGATTGGTCAGTATATACATGAACCGCCGAATGTACTGCCTTATGGCAAACGCAGAACGGGCATGATGCTCACCGAGGGCATGGTTATTACCATTGAACCGATCTTTACAAAAGGCAGTTCAGGAGCCGTTGTATGGGATGAGGATGGATGGACGGTGAGGACGGTGGATGGCAGCTGGGGTGTTCAGTATGAGCATACGGTTGCCATAACCGGAGACGGCCCTCTAATTCTGACCAACGGTACGTAA
- the coxB gene encoding cytochrome c oxidase subunit II gives MMKQWQVAKRILPLLAVFSLLLSACGREDLSVMKPQGPVAQGQYDLMKLSIAIMIVVLIIVFAIAAYVLIRFRRRAGQTEMPEQVEGNFKLEVIWTAIPLLLVIVLAVPTVQTIFAQGEDLSNDKNALKVQVTSHQYWWEFTYPQYDVTTAQDLIIPTGTKIAFELKTADVLHSFWVPSLAGKMDTNPDGTLNKFSFSAPNEGVYRGKCAELCGRSHAFMEFKVKAVSQESFDRWVNQMKAPAVLPEDAQLAEKFKTNCLSCHAVGDQGGPVAPDLTGIGGKESVAGILLNYREGQEEGNPVLDNMKEWLHDPQSVKPGNTMPNPKDLGLTDEEIDGIAEYLANYKLDYE, from the coding sequence ATGATGAAACAGTGGCAGGTTGCAAAGCGAATTCTCCCCTTGCTGGCGGTGTTCTCTTTGCTGCTATCCGCATGCGGGCGGGAAGACTTGTCGGTAATGAAACCTCAGGGTCCTGTGGCGCAAGGCCAATATGATCTGATGAAGCTGTCCATCGCGATTATGATTGTGGTGCTCATCATTGTATTCGCCATTGCGGCCTATGTCCTGATCCGGTTTCGCAGACGGGCCGGGCAGACTGAGATGCCCGAACAGGTTGAAGGAAATTTCAAGCTGGAAGTAATATGGACAGCCATTCCGTTATTGCTGGTTATTGTGCTGGCAGTACCGACGGTACAAACGATTTTTGCCCAAGGTGAAGATCTGTCCAATGACAAAAACGCACTTAAGGTCCAAGTCACCTCGCATCAGTACTGGTGGGAATTCACTTATCCTCAATATGACGTAACCACCGCTCAAGATCTCATCATCCCGACCGGAACCAAAATCGCATTCGAATTGAAAACCGCTGACGTGCTTCACTCCTTCTGGGTGCCGTCACTTGCGGGCAAAATGGACACAAACCCGGATGGAACGCTAAACAAGTTTAGTTTCTCCGCACCAAATGAAGGCGTTTACCGCGGTAAATGTGCCGAGTTATGCGGCAGATCGCATGCTTTCATGGAATTTAAGGTAAAAGCAGTGAGTCAGGAATCCTTTGACAGATGGGTGAATCAGATGAAAGCACCCGCAGTCCTTCCTGAAGATGCTCAATTGGCCGAAAAATTCAAAACAAATTGCCTTTCTTGCCACGCTGTTGGCGACCAAGGTGGACCTGTTGCACCTGACCTGACGGGAATCGGCGGCAAAGAATCTGTCGCAGGCATTCTGCTGAATTATCGTGAGGGACAGGAAGAAGGAAACCCGGTACTGGATAACATGAAAGAATGGCTCCATGATCCACAATCCGTGAAGCCGGGCAATACCATGCCGAATCCCAAAGATCTTGGGTTGACGGATGAAGAAATCGACGGAATTGCCGAATATCTGGCCAACTACAAATTGGACTATGAATAG
- the ctaD gene encoding cytochrome c oxidase subunit I, which yields MAHAHSVKRYRGLMDWITTVDHKKIAILYLVAGGFFFGIGGIEAILIRIQLMKPMNDFVSAQVFNELITMHGTTMIFLGVMPLIFAVMNAVVPLQIGARDVAFPFLNALGFWTFLFGGLLLNLSWVMGGAPDAGWTSYTPLSGSEYSGTHGVDFYTIGLQIAGLGTLIGGINFLATIITMRAPGMSYMRMPMFTWTTFITSAIILFAFPAITVGLVLLTFDRILGANFFDVAGGGNPVLWQHIFWIFGHPEVYILILPAFGIISEVIPTFSRKRLFGYSSMVFATILIAFLGFMVWAHHMFTTGLGNVANALFSISTMLIAVPTGIKIFNWLFTMWGGQIRFTAANLFAVGFVPTFVMGGVTGVMLASAPADFQFHDTYFVVAHFHYVIVGGLVLGLFSGLHYWWPKMFGRILSETLGKWTFWTFMIGFQLTFFVQHFLGLMGMQRRIVTYLPNQDFDLLNLVSSVGAFLMGVGVIMFLVNIVITTRKPAGAPNDPWEDGRTLEWSIPSPPPEYNFKQTPLVRGIDAYWKEKMAGHTEMTPAEPVGSIHMPSATPLPFVMSVGIFIAGLGLMFSKDDFGNAFMNGLFNNYIVVIIGLVITFGAMALRSLYDDHGWHIEPEDQDEKGART from the coding sequence TTGGCTCATGCGCATAGCGTCAAGAGGTACAGGGGCTTGATGGATTGGATCACCACCGTCGATCACAAAAAAATCGCCATTCTCTATTTGGTTGCAGGTGGATTTTTCTTTGGAATCGGCGGCATTGAAGCCATTTTGATTCGGATTCAACTGATGAAGCCGATGAATGATTTTGTATCGGCACAGGTCTTTAACGAATTGATTACCATGCACGGAACAACGATGATTTTCCTTGGTGTCATGCCACTTATATTTGCCGTTATGAATGCTGTCGTGCCTTTGCAGATCGGGGCGCGGGATGTGGCTTTCCCGTTTCTTAACGCGCTGGGTTTCTGGACGTTCCTGTTTGGGGGATTGTTGCTGAACCTGAGCTGGGTTATGGGCGGGGCACCGGATGCGGGCTGGACCTCATATACGCCGCTTTCGGGCAGTGAATATAGTGGAACGCATGGTGTGGATTTCTACACCATCGGTCTCCAGATCGCAGGTCTGGGAACACTCATCGGGGGCATTAACTTTCTCGCAACGATTATTACCATGCGTGCTCCAGGCATGTCTTACATGCGGATGCCGATGTTTACATGGACGACATTTATTACATCTGCCATTATCCTTTTTGCTTTTCCTGCCATCACGGTAGGGCTTGTACTTTTAACGTTTGATCGTATTCTGGGAGCGAATTTCTTTGATGTCGCAGGTGGCGGTAATCCGGTACTCTGGCAGCACATCTTCTGGATCTTCGGGCACCCGGAAGTATACATTCTGATTTTGCCGGCATTTGGTATCATCTCGGAGGTTATTCCGACCTTCTCGCGTAAGCGGTTGTTTGGATACAGCTCCATGGTATTTGCCACCATCCTGATTGCCTTCCTGGGCTTCATGGTATGGGCGCATCACATGTTTACAACAGGTTTGGGTAATGTAGCCAACGCGCTTTTCTCCATCTCCACGATGTTGATTGCCGTACCAACCGGGATCAAAATCTTTAACTGGCTCTTTACGATGTGGGGTGGACAGATCCGCTTTACGGCGGCAAATCTGTTTGCGGTTGGATTCGTTCCAACCTTCGTTATGGGTGGTGTTACAGGCGTCATGCTGGCATCTGCTCCGGCGGATTTCCAGTTCCATGATACGTACTTTGTTGTGGCCCACTTTCACTACGTTATTGTAGGGGGACTGGTGCTCGGATTGTTCTCGGGACTGCATTACTGGTGGCCGAAGATGTTCGGACGTATTCTGAGCGAAACACTGGGTAAATGGACATTCTGGACATTTATGATCGGTTTCCAATTAACGTTCTTTGTACAGCATTTCCTCGGTCTGATGGGGATGCAGCGCCGGATCGTTACATACTTGCCGAATCAGGACTTTGACCTGCTCAATCTGGTCAGCTCTGTCGGTGCGTTTCTGATGGGTGTTGGGGTTATTATGTTCCTCGTGAACATCGTAATCACAACAAGAAAACCGGCTGGTGCGCCGAACGATCCGTGGGAAGACGGACGTACACTGGAATGGTCCATTCCTTCCCCGCCACCGGAATATAACTTCAAGCAGACTCCACTGGTACGCGGAATCGATGCGTATTGGAAGGAAAAGATGGCAGGACATACAGAGATGACACCGGCAGAACCCGTAGGTTCGATTCATATGCCTTCAGCAACGCCGTTGCCGTTTGTAATGTCTGTAGGTATCTTTATCGCAGGACTCGGCTTGATGTTTAGCAAGGATGATTTCGGCAATGCGTTTATGAACGGATTATTCAACAATTATATTGTGGTTATTATTGGACTCGTAATCACATTTGGCGCAATGGCACTTCGTTCACTTTATGATGATCATGGCTGGCATATTGAACCGGAGGATCAGGATGAGAAGGGGGCTAGAACATGA
- a CDS encoding cytochrome c oxidase subunit 3, whose translation MTTSHAEPVNDKLPHEPEKATLEGRNKLIAFWLFLGGETVLFGTLFATFLALRGQTNDGPTANELFHLPLVAAATFILLVSSLTSVFAIQAMHKGKRDALALWLGITVVLGMGFLALEIYEFYEYVKHKEFGMTTSAFSSAFYTLVGFHGAHVAFGIVWIGIIIGQLFKKGLTVVTAPKVYVSAMYWHFIDVVWVFIFTVVYLLGKVG comes from the coding sequence ATGACAACCTCACATGCCGAACCGGTGAACGACAAATTGCCGCATGAACCGGAGAAAGCAACGCTGGAAGGACGTAACAAGCTTATCGCCTTCTGGTTGTTCCTTGGCGGCGAGACGGTACTGTTCGGTACACTCTTTGCTACCTTCCTGGCTCTTCGTGGTCAAACCAATGATGGACCTACGGCGAATGAATTGTTCCACCTGCCACTGGTGGCCGCTGCAACGTTTATACTCCTGGTCAGTAGTTTGACGAGTGTATTTGCGATTCAGGCCATGCATAAGGGCAAGCGAGATGCACTAGCGTTGTGGCTGGGCATCACGGTGGTACTGGGTATGGGATTTCTCGCACTGGAAATATACGAGTTCTATGAGTATGTGAAACATAAAGAGTTCGGTATGACCACGAGTGCATTCAGTTCAGCATTTTATACACTGGTCGGGTTCCACGGAGCCCACGTTGCTTTCGGTATTGTGTGGATCGGAATCATTATCGGGCAGCTGTTCAAAAAAGGATTGACGGTCGTAACTGCACCTAAAGTATACGTCTCCGCAATGTACTGGCACTTTATTGACGTGGTCTGGGTGTTCATCTTTACGGTCGTGTACCTGCTCGGAAAGGTGGGGTAA
- a CDS encoding cytochrome C oxidase subunit IV family protein translates to MSAQDKTDQQPVKHRHRTEGPQKHVVVFIFSIILTLIAFAAASAGGVNTTFTIIILLVMAILQVFVQLGYWMHMKDKGHLMPILFMAFGFFVAFTCIIMALYWVWW, encoded by the coding sequence ATGTCTGCACAGGATAAGACAGATCAACAGCCTGTGAAACACCGTCACCGGACGGAAGGGCCGCAGAAACACGTCGTGGTGTTTATTTTCTCCATTATTCTTACGCTGATTGCGTTTGCGGCTGCTTCTGCCGGAGGGGTCAACACAACCTTTACGATTATTATTTTGCTCGTTATGGCTATTCTTCAGGTATTCGTTCAATTGGGTTACTGGATGCACATGAAGGATAAAGGGCATCTGATGCCGATTCTGTTCATGGCCTTTGGATTTTTCGTAGCCTTTACGTGCATTATTATGGCACTGTATTGGGTCTGGTGGTAA
- the ctaG gene encoding cytochrome c oxidase assembly factor CtaG — MLGLQYFSFNDLWSPLILALFLIIAAAYLVLVGPLSEQIKDAEPATAAQKIMFITGLFVLYLAQAGPFNLLGHVMFSFHMVSMAFSYLVAPPLMMKGLPIWVWRKIVRWLPTRQLSFLAHPIVAAVLFNGLFSLYHLPIVHDYVMLNFTVHRLYYIALFITSMLMWWTLLNPLPEGRQASGLSKIGFIFLNMVLLTPACGLIIFASEPLYQTYSNPAVWAEAMRYCVSGDSTALLRSFGGPAFFNFLSSAKEDQQVGGIVMKFIQEGIFASMLAYVFFQWYRKEKQEDDDDSYPAGGTGGPLNPAAK; from the coding sequence ATGCTCGGGTTGCAATATTTTAGCTTTAACGACTTATGGAGTCCGCTTATATTGGCTTTATTTCTGATCATTGCTGCAGCCTATTTGGTGCTTGTCGGACCATTAAGCGAGCAAATAAAGGATGCAGAGCCAGCGACTGCTGCACAGAAAATCATGTTTATTACGGGGTTGTTCGTCCTGTACCTGGCTCAAGCAGGGCCCTTTAATTTGCTCGGTCACGTGATGTTTAGCTTCCACATGGTAAGCATGGCGTTCTCCTATCTGGTAGCCCCGCCGCTGATGATGAAAGGATTGCCGATCTGGGTATGGCGCAAAATCGTACGTTGGTTGCCTACACGCCAGCTATCGTTCCTGGCTCATCCGATCGTTGCGGCAGTACTCTTTAACGGACTGTTCTCGCTGTATCATCTGCCAATTGTACATGATTACGTGATGTTGAATTTTACCGTTCACCGGTTGTATTATATTGCCCTGTTTATCACCTCCATGCTGATGTGGTGGACATTGCTGAATCCATTGCCAGAAGGCAGACAAGCATCGGGGTTATCCAAGATCGGTTTTATTTTCTTGAATATGGTACTGCTTACGCCTGCGTGTGGCTTGATTATCTTTGCGTCCGAGCCGTTGTATCAGACGTACAGCAACCCTGCAGTATGGGCTGAAGCGATGAGGTATTGTGTGTCTGGAGATTCTACAGCGTTACTTCGCTCATTTGGTGGTCCGGCCTTCTTCAACTTTTTGTCTTCCGCGAAGGAAGATCAGCAGGTTGGTGGCATTGTGATGAAGTTTATTCAGGAGGGGATCTTTGCCTCCATGCTGGCCTATGTATTTTTCCAATGGTATCGGAAAGAGAAACAGGAAGATGATGATGATTCGTATCCCGCAGGGGGTACAGGAGGGCCGCTTAATCCGGCTGCCAAATAA
- a CDS encoding DUF420 domain-containing protein codes for MDMYFLLPTISTSFIVISAVLVGIGWALIIRGKREAHQTAMVAGAIAALIFFVIYMSRTVFVGNTAWGGDPDLEIFYRIFLIFHIILATVAAVFGISTLVLGFKKKFGTHRRWGKFTSMIWFGSALTGVIVYVLLYLLYPGGHTRPVWEAILGV; via the coding sequence ATGGATATGTATTTTTTGCTACCCACGATCAGCACTTCGTTCATTGTGATTAGTGCAGTATTGGTGGGGATCGGATGGGCACTGATTATTCGAGGCAAACGTGAGGCACACCAGACCGCTATGGTAGCGGGAGCGATTGCGGCTCTGATCTTCTTTGTGATCTATATGTCCCGAACGGTGTTTGTGGGCAATACGGCTTGGGGCGGGGACCCGGATCTGGAGATCTTTTACCGGATATTTCTGATCTTTCATATTATCCTGGCTACCGTGGCTGCGGTATTCGGCATCTCCACACTGGTGCTGGGATTCAAAAAGAAGTTCGGAACGCATCGCCGCTGGGGCAAGTTCACGTCCATGATCTGGTTCGGCTCAGCACTGACAGGTGTTATCGTGTATGTCCTGTTGTATCTGTTATATCCTGGTGGTCATACACGTCCGGTATGGGAAGCTATCCTCGGCGTATAA
- a CDS encoding GntR family transcriptional regulator, which translates to MKIPIQINENSAEPLYHQIENQLRSLIITGQLGEGTHLPSIREFAGALNCSVITVRRVYQDLENEGLLRTKQGTGTFVAQVEAGDRENYRLKAAQEAMQAAVQSGKSVGCTEDEMESLFREVLKTIYAK; encoded by the coding sequence GTGAAAATACCCATTCAAATTAATGAAAATAGCGCTGAACCTTTATACCACCAAATTGAAAATCAGTTAAGATCGTTAATTATTACGGGTCAGTTGGGGGAGGGAACACATTTGCCGTCCATTCGTGAGTTCGCCGGAGCGCTGAATTGCAGTGTCATTACGGTTAGACGGGTCTATCAGGATCTGGAGAATGAAGGCCTGCTTCGTACGAAGCAGGGGACAGGTACATTTGTGGCCCAGGTAGAAGCCGGCGACAGAGAAAATTATAGATTGAAGGCCGCACAGGAAGCGATGCAGGCAGCGGTGCAATCCGGGAAATCGGTAGGATGCACGGAAGACGAGATGGAGAGCCTGTTCCGGGAAGTCCTGAAGACTATTTACGCGAAGTAA
- a CDS encoding ATP-binding cassette domain-containing protein yields MEPIAIQLNGVSKMRKRRVIGPIDLSIPEGYVVAILGHNGSGKSTLLNMLQQVVLPDAGQIIWFGKEHEGPLPVELRQQIGFVADNAGSEENRITAQEAAHFRSYWYPRWDMKLFDQLIHDMEVPVDVKLNKMSKGERRKFEIAAAIAARPRLLLLDEPSSGLDPFAWKVMVEQFRTFMAGGDTTILIATHIADEVKRLADYIVLMHRGQSLGMAEKDMVLDQWKEVWYEGDLRPESIPGVVESSLEEGGLVRVITTRVSEAQERLELSSNRVLKIRNLELDEVLAFWIAGYAPVQWK; encoded by the coding sequence ATGGAACCCATAGCAATCCAGTTGAACGGCGTATCCAAAATGCGAAAACGCAGAGTTATTGGCCCGATTGATCTTTCCATCCCGGAAGGGTATGTAGTCGCTATTCTCGGTCATAACGGTTCAGGTAAAAGTACACTTCTTAACATGCTGCAGCAAGTAGTGCTGCCAGATGCCGGACAGATTATATGGTTTGGGAAGGAACATGAGGGGCCACTCCCCGTTGAACTGAGACAACAGATTGGTTTTGTGGCTGACAACGCTGGTTCGGAAGAGAACCGGATAACAGCACAGGAAGCAGCTCATTTTCGGTCCTACTGGTACCCGCGTTGGGATATGAAGTTGTTCGACCAACTGATCCATGACATGGAAGTACCTGTTGATGTGAAGCTGAACAAGATGTCCAAGGGAGAACGGCGAAAGTTTGAGATTGCAGCTGCAATTGCAGCTCGCCCAAGATTATTACTTTTGGATGAGCCGTCATCAGGACTGGACCCCTTTGCCTGGAAAGTGATGGTTGAGCAGTTCCGTACCTTCATGGCTGGGGGAGACACCACGATTCTGATTGCCACCCATATTGCGGACGAAGTCAAAAGGCTTGCGGATTACATCGTATTGATGCACCGTGGTCAGTCACTGGGGATGGCCGAAAAAGATATGGTGCTCGATCAATGGAAAGAAGTCTGGTATGAAGGAGATTTAAGGCCAGAGAGTATCCCAGGTGTTGTGGAATCTTCTTTGGAAGAGGGAGGTCTGGTTCGCGTCATTACAACTCGGGTCAGCGAAGCGCAGGAAAGGTTGGAGTTGTCCAGTAACCGAGTATTGAAAATCCGTAACCTGGAATTGGATGAAGTGCTGGCATTCTGGATTGCCGGGTATGCACCCGTACAGTGGAAATAA